Below is a window of Thermodesulfomicrobium sp. WS DNA.
TGCTCCAGGCGGTGTTCCTCCGTCTCCGCGTAGTCCATGGTCTCCATGATCCGCTCTTCATCGGCGAAATGGTATTGGGCGTAGTCCGCCAGTTGGACCACGATGTCCAAGAGCTGCTTGTGGGTAGGGCCTGCTTCGACGGTGGCCGCGAGGTCGTTCAGGATGGCGATGAGCTTTTGGTGCTGCTCATCCACGCTGGGGATACCGGTGGCGAAATGGGGCTCCCACTCTACGGGAAAGGACTGCAACATGCGATTCTCCTTGCGTGAAGGGCGGCTGGAGTCCAAAGACACCACGTTTATGCGTCAGGAGCGGGATTTTGGCAACCATCGGCGCGGGGATTGTTTGGGGAGGACGCGCCGGGGCGGTCCAGCCGGACTGCTGCGTAGCGCATGATGGGGGTCTTTCCTGTGAGGGCGGCTTCGGCGGCTTCGGCAAGGGCGTGCATTTCGTCTTCCCCGGGAAAGACCATGACCGGAGCAAGGAACGCCACCTGCCGGCGGATCCCTTCCACCACCGGGGCGCAGGCCGCAAGCCCGCCCGTGAGGACGATGGCGTCCACTTGTCCTTCGAGCACTACGGCCATGGCCCCGATTTCTTTGGCCACCTGGTAGGCCATGGCCCCCAGTACCTGGGCGGCCTGGGTATCCCCGGCTTCCATGCGGGAGACCGCTTCCTGGGCGTTGTTGGTCCCGAGGTAGGCCGCAAGTCCGCCGCCGCCCACCACCTTGCGCCGGATGGTCTCCATGGGAAGCCCCTGGACGCACCAGGCAAGCACCCCGGCCACGGGCAGGCCGCCGCTGCGCTCCGGAGAAAAGGGGCCGTCGCCGTCCAGGGCGTTATTCACGTCCACCACGCGGCCATGGCGGTGCGCGGCCACGGAGATGCCGCCGCCAAGATGCGCCACCACCAGGCGCAGCGCGTCCACGGGCTTGCCGAGCGTCGCTGCCGCACGCCGGGCCACGGCCTTGTGGTTGAGGGCGTGGAAGATGCTGCGGCGCACGATGTCCGGGTGGCCGGAGAAACGCGCGATGGGGTCCATCTCATCCACCACCACCGGGTCGGCGGTGAGCACCGGCACCCCTTCCGGGGCCAGCCTCCGGGCGATGATGGCCCCGAGGTTGGAGGCATGGGCGCCGAAGCGGCAGGAGCGCAGGTCCTCCAGCATGGCGTCGTCCACGGCGAGGACACCGCTGGGAACCGGCGCCATCAGCCCGCCGCGGGCCATGAAGGCATCCACGCCCTCCAGGGCCACGCCTTGGTCCATAAGCCATTGGCGCACCAGGGACTCTCGCCATGGGGCCTGATCCATGAGGGACGCAAAGGCGCGGAGCGTGGCGCTGTCGTGGCGCAGTGTCTCCAGGGCTGCTGGCGTGGTGCCTTGAAAGACGCCCAGCTTGGTGGACGTGGATCCGGGATTGATGACTACGATGCGCATGGGGTGTTTCCGGTGCTCAAAAGGATGCCCAAGGCCATGGAGTTGATCTTGGTCTCGTGGGAGTCGCCGCGGGAGTTGAGCAGCACGGGGGCCTTGGCCCCCAGGACCACGCCGGCGGAGGCAGCGCGGGAAAAGTACATGAGGCTCTTATAGAGGATGTTGCCTGCGGCAAGGTTTGGGGCAAGCAGGATATCCGCGCGGCCGGCCAGGGGATCGCTGGGGAGCTTTTTGGCTGCGGATCTCGGGTCCACGGCCACGTCCAGGGCATAGGGGCCGCCTACCCGGCAGCCGGAAATCTCACCGGCGGCGTTCATGGCCACCAGGCTCGCGGCGTCCTGGGTGCAGCGCATCTTGGGGTGCACCTTTTCCGACTCGCACAGTACCCCGACGATGGGATTATCCATGCCCAGTGCCTGGGCCACGGTGAGGGCGTTGGCAATGATGGCCGCCTTGGTGGCAAGATCCGGTTCGATGATCATGGCGGCGTCGGTAAGTAGATACAGGCGGTTGGTGCCCGGGATGTCCATGACCACGGTGTGGCTGACGGTGCGCGGGGTGCGCAGGCCGCTTTTTTTGTCGAGGACGGCACGCAGCAGCACCGCGGAATCCACAAAGCCCTTGAGCACGATGTCGGCCGTGCCCTCAGCCACCAGGCGTACGGCCGCCTCGGCGCAGTGCGTTTCGTCTTCGGCGTGGAGGATGGGGATATGCTCCAGGGAAAGGCCGATCTCCTCTGCCTGGCGGCGGATGATGGGGGCGTTGCCCACCAAGACAAAGCGGGCGAGGCTCAGGACGCACGCCCCGGCCACGGCACGCAGCACTTCGGTATCGTGTGCGCCCGCCACAGCGATGGTGCGCGTGGGACGGCGTTGGGCTTCTTCGCGAATTTCCGCAAGGGATGTGAACATACGGGCCTCCGTGGCGCACCCCCTTAGGCCAGGCGTACTGGAGAGGCAAGGGCAGTGCCCCCGCAAACTATGCTTGCGGCAAGACCGCATCGGATACCACACTTACCAATGCTTATGTAAAAGGGCAGTGCCCTCGCCAACTATGCTTGCGGCACGGGCCGATGATGCTATCATTGACGAAGCGGCGGACGCTCGCCGCCTCTTCGCAGGCTATGCTTGCGGCAGGCCGATAATGCCTCGAAAACAAGCCGGCCGCCTCCTTGCCAGCTTGGGGGCGAAGCAGTAGCGGCCGGAGGGTCGGGACGTTGGCGTCTTTTGGGCGCGAGAGACTTCGGGAGAGCACCTATGACCTTCGCCACCTGGCTGCCTTTTGTGGCCGCGAGTATCGTCTTTAGTTTGAGTCCTGGATCCGGGGCCATCTCCACGCTGGGCGTGAGCCTTGCCCAAGGCGGGCGGGCGGCGCTCTGGAATATCGTTGGCCTGGAGCTTGGTCTGGGGGTGCATATCGTGGTGGTGGGCGCAGGGCTGGGGATGCTGGTTGCTGCTTCGGCCACGGCCTTTGGCGTGCTCAAATGGGTGGGCGCGGCCTACCTGGTGTGGCTCGGTATCCAGAAATGGCGGGAGGCGCCGGCGGCGTTGGGGGGCGTGGGCGCGGCCCCGCGCGCTGGGGCGATGGTGCGCCGGGCCGTGCTCATCAACCTCACCAACCCCAAGAGCATGGTCTTTTTGGCGGCGTTTTTTCCGCAGTTTCTCCACGACGAGCAGCCGCTTCTGCCCCAGTATCTCCTGCTCGGGGGAACCATCTTGGCCGTGGATGCCCTGGTCATGGCCGGGTACGCCCTGGCCGCGGCCCGGGTGCGCTGCATATTGGCGCAGCCGCGGGCCATGGTACGGGCCAATCGGGTGCTGGGGGCGCTCTTTATGGGCGCAGGTGCGGCGCTTGCTTCCGCCCGGGCCGCCTAGCGGTTTGGGTGCCGAGGGCCAGGGCGTGGGCTGCTTTTGGCAAAAGGCGCTCTGGGCCGGGGTCGGGCTTTGCGAAAGAGGACCTGGCCCTCTTGGGAGCGGTGGGCCAGGACTTTTTCGGCGTCGGCAAAGGGCAGGGACACGAAGGCGCAGGTGTCGAGGATCTCGATGTCTCCCACCCGGCGCGGCTCCACACCACAGGCGTCGCTCAGGTAGGCCACCAGGCGTCGGGGCGTCAGTCCGTCCCGGCGGCCCTGGCTGACCACCAATCGGGTCTTGCCGGTGCGGTCAGGCCCCAGTTCTTGGAGTTCCCGGTAGCGGCCGGGGTCGAGCTCGGTGCCAAAGGCGTGCTGGAGCACGGCGGCCAGCGCGGTTTCCGGGTCGCTGTGCGCAAGGATCCGGGCGGCCATGTGCCGCATCTGCGGGTCGATGTCCTGATCCATGGCGCTGCGCACCTCGGACTCGATGCGGCTGCGCTTGGCTTCCAATACCTCGGCTACCTTGGGGAGCTTGCCTTTGCGGATGGAGGTGCGGGCAAGTTTTTGGATCCACTGCAGCCGTCGGTATTCGGAGGGCGTGACAAAGGTGATGGCGATGCCGCTTTTGCCGGCGCGGCCGGTGCGGCCCACGCGGTGCACGTAGGCTTCGGGGTCGCCAGGCAGGTCGAAGTTGATGACGTGGGTCAGGTCCTGCACGTCGATGCCGCGGGCGGCCACGTCTGTGGCGACGAGGATGCGTGCATGGCGTTTTTTGAAGGCATCGAGGATCTTTTCCCGCTGCGCTTGGCCGAGATCGCCATGCAGGGCGCGGGCGTCGTAGCCCCGCTCTTCGAGACGGGAGGCGATGGCGTCGGCGTCCACCTTGGTGCGGCAGAACACCAGGCCGTAGAAGTCTTCTTCCATGTCGATAATGCGGCACAGGGCTTCGAACTTGTCCGCAGCAGCCACTTCAAAGGCGATTTGATCCGTGGCGCTGGCGGTGAGGCTCGTGCTCTCCGCGCGCAAGGTCACGAATTCGTTCATGGTGCGCCGGGCCACGGCCAGGATTTCCCGCGGCATGGTGGCGGAAAAGAGCAGGGTGCGCTTGGCCGCAGGGGTGTGGGAGAGAATTTCTTCCACATCGTCGAGAAAACCCATGCTCATCATTTCATCGGCCTCGTCGAGCACGGCGAAGGCAAGCTGAGCAAGGTCCAGGCTTTCCCGGCGCAGATGGTCCAGGATACGACCTGGGGTGCCGGCCACGATGGAGACCCCCCGGCGCAGGGCCCGGAGCTGTAGCCCCATGGACTGGCCGCCGTAGATGGGAGCGATGGTGATGCGTGGATCCGGGCGCAGGGAAGAGAGCTCCTCGGCCACCTGGATGGCAAGTTCGCGGGTCGGCGTGAGAATGAGGGCCTGCACATGGGGGGCGGCAGGATCAAGCAGCTGGAGGATGGGAATCCCGTAGGCCGCGGTCTTGCCGGTGCCGGTTTGGGCTTGGGCGAGGACGTCGCGGGTGTCGTTCAAAATCGTGGGGATGGTTTGCGCCTGGATGGGCGTGGGTTCTTCAAATCCTTTGCGGAGCACGGCCGTGAGCACGGCATCGCAGAGGCCAAGATCGGCAAATGTGGGCATAGCAACCTAATGGGGAAAAAGTGCAAGAGAGACTCGGCAAAACCGGAGGGGACTTGACGACAGGGGCGCACAGCGCAGGGCGCGGCGCCTTTTTTTCTCGTAGATGCTTCCCAAGAAGGGAGCAAGGAAAAAGTTGCGCCCCCACTGCGCGATCTCGTTTCGTGGTGGTTTTTGGGCAGGGGCCTGTGGGCCGAGGACAAGTCCTTGCCTCGAGGGGCGGGAGGCGGTAGCCGGAGGCCGTCGTTTTCAGGAGGCATGCCGTGGATATTCTCATCGTCAATGGACCGAACCTCGGCTACCTTGGGGTGCGCCAGCCGGAAATCTATGGCACCCGGGGTATGGACGCGGTCCCGGAATTGGTGGCGGAGCTCATGGGCCCGCATGCCCACGCGGTGCGGCTTTCCTTTTTTCAGTCCAATAGCGAGGGGGGGCTTATCGACCGCCTGGAGCAGGCCTGGAAGGACCGGGTGGACGGTATTGTCATCAATCCGGGCGCCTACACCCACACGAGCCTCGCCTTGGCCGACTGTCTGGCCTGGATCGGCATCCCGTACGTGGAGGTGCACCTGAGCAATGTGGCGGGTCGAGCCGAATCCATTCGCCATACGAGCCTCACGGCCCCCCGCGCCGTAGGTACCCTTGCCGGATTCGGTGTCCTCGGATATGCCTTGGCGGTTCGGGCGCTGTGGCAGATACGGCAGACCGCCTCGTGAGCGCCGACGTATTTTTTGGCAAGGAGAATGGAATGATTTCGACCACGGATTTTAAGAAAGGCAAAAAGATTGAAATCGACGGCGCGCCCTGTGAGATTCTAGAGTGCAGCCACTACAAGCCCGGCAAAGGCGGGGCGTTTATGCGCACCAAGTACCGCAATCTCATCACCGGCGCGGTGGTGGAGCAGAACTTCCGCTCAGGGATGAAATTTCCCAAGCCGGATTTGGAAGTTCGGGAAATGCAGTACCTGTACCGTGAGGGCGAGGATTTTGTCTTCATGGACATGACCTCCTACGAGCAGATGACCGTGTCCGCTGCAGTGGTAGGGGAGAAGGGCGGCTACCTCAAGGAAGCCTCGTCGTATCGGGTCATGCTCTATGAAGGGCGGCCGCTGGATTTGGAGATCCCGGCTTCGGTGGTCTTGGAGGTGACGGCCACGGATCCTGGGGTCAAGGGCGATACCGTGACCGGCGCCACCAAGCCTGCGACCTTGGAGACGGGCGTGGTGGTCCAGGTGCCGCTGTTCGTGGAAACCGGAGACCGCATCAAGATCAACACCGAAACCGGCGCCTACCTGGGCCGCGAGTAGGGCGGGGAGTCGCGGGACGCTCAAGGCCATGGAGGCGGCTCCGTGGCCTTGCGTTTTTTGCGAGGGAGTATGGCGGAAAAACGGGTACTCGTGCGGGAGATCGCCGCCTTGGCGTGCGCGGTGGTGCTGGTGCTTTTGGTGGCGGCCTTGTACTCCTACTCCAGTTTGGATCCGGCCTTCAATCGGGCAGTGGCTTCCGGAGAGGTTCGCAACGTCGCTGGCACCTTCGGTGCCTATCTTGCCGGGACGTTGGTGGATTTTTTCGGCGCTGCAGCCTGGCTCACCCCTTTGGGGATCGTCGTGGTGCTGGTGCGTCTTCTCTTTCCTTCCTGGAGGATGGCCTGGGCCCGTTGGTTGGGCTGGGGGCTTGGGTGCGCATGGCTTATGGTGGCGCTGGAGTACGCCTGGGTCCAAGAACTCATGGCCCCACTTCCCATGCATGGCGGCGGCCTTGTCGGTCGGGTGCTTGCGCGGTGGATGCGCTACTACCTGGGAGAACTGGGCCTGGCCAGCGTGCTGGTGGCTGGAGGACTTTTGGCCGTGCGTTTGGCCTGTGCCACGCCGCTTGCGGTCTTGGGCCGCATGCTCATGGCGTGGTTTGCTCCGGTAGGAAAACACGCCCCGGAAGTGACCGCGCCGCAGCCATCTTTGCCTGCGCAGGCGCCTTTGCCCGAGGCCGAGGTGGTGGACGTCGATACCCCGCGGCCGGTTTTTTCCAAACCGCGGCCTTCTCGACCCAAATCCGGCGGCGCACCGGCCGCACTTGCGGCGCGCAAAACTTCCACGCCTGTGGAGTCGGCTTCGGGGCAGGTGTTCCCGCCGCTGGAGCTGCTTGCCACGGGCCCTGGGCACAGTTCTGGGGTCTCTCCTGGGACGTTGGAGCGCCAGGCCCAGCAGCTTGCCGCATGCTTTGCGGATTTTGGCATCCAGGGCGAGGTGCAGGCCATCCAGCCCGGGCCGGTCATCACCCTTTTCGAATTCAAGCCAGCCCCGGGCATCAAGGTGAGCCGCATCGCCAACCTCGGCGACGACCTGTCTCTTGCCCTCAAGGCGCGTTCGGTGCGCATTGTCGCACCCTTGCCAGGCAAGGATACGGTAGGTATCGAAATCCCCAACGAAAAGCGCCAGCCGGTGGTATTGCGGGAGATTTTGGAAAGCCCGGCCTTCGCCCAAGGGGGACTCTTGCCCTTGGCCTTGGGCAAAGACGCCCAAGGAGCGCCTAAAGTGGTGGACCTGGCCAAGATGCCGCATCTCTTGGTGGCTGGTGCCACGGGTGCGGGCAAGTCGGTGTGCCTCAACTGCCTGCTCGTCAGCCTGCTTTACCGGCATACGCCCGAGACGTTGCGGCTCCTTTTGGTGGACCCCAAACGCATCGAGCTTGCCACCTACAGCCGGCTGCCGCATCTGGTGCATCCCGTGGTCACGGACATGCATCTGGCCAAAAACGCCCTGGATTGGGCGGTGCGGGAGATGGAAGAACGCTATGAGGCCATGGCCCGTTTGGGGGTGCGCCACATCACGACGTACAATCAAAAGCTGCATGAGCTGGGGACGGAGCTTTCGGAAGACCTTGCCGGGCTCAAGCCCTTCCCCTTCCTGGTGATCGTCATCGACGAGCTCGCAGACCTCATGATGACTGCGGCCAAGGAGGTGGAGACGAGCATCGTGCGCCTAGCGCAGCTTGCCCGGGCTGCAGGCATCCATTTGGTGCTGGCCACCCAGCGGCCGTCGGTGGACGTGGTGACCGGCATCATCAAGGCCAATTTCCCCTCCCGTATCGCCTTTCAGGTGAGCTCCAAGCACGACTCGCGAACGATCCTCGACGCTGTTGGCGCAGAGCACCTTTTGGGACAGGGAGACATGCTCTACAAGGCAAGCGGAGGTGTCACGCTGCGGGTACACGGCGCTTTTGTGGATGATGACGAGATCGGTCAGGTGGTGGAGTTTTGGGCCCGTCACGTGCCCCAAACTTTCGAGGTGGATTTTGCGGCGCTAGATGGCGGTGCCGAAGAGGCGGGCTCCGATGGTCCGGCCGGGGACGTGCTGGATGACCCCAAATATGCCGAGGCCTTGGAACTGGTGTACGAGATGGGACGCGCTTCCATTTCCATGATCCAGCGTCGGCTGCGCATTGGTTTCAATCGGGCCGCCCGCTTTATCGAGCAGATGGAGCAGGATGGGATTATCGGCCCGGCGGATGGCAGCAAACCCCGGGTGGTGCGGCGACGGGAATAGCGTGCGCCTTCGTAAGCACATGAAGCCGCGGGGAGCCTTTGGGCTCCCCGCATGCGTTGGTGGGCCGGAGGGTTTCCGGCCCAGGTTGAGGAGGTGGGTCGTTAGGCCAAGGGTCTGCGGAACGGGGTCAGCCGGGCCAGGAGGCTGCGGCGGTCAAGCAGCGGCACATCGAGGCTTGCCACGGCGTAGGTATGGATTTTCTTGGGTTCTACCGGGTAGAGGTAGATGACCCGCACACTTTCCGGGTCCCCCAAGGTGGCCTCGGGGTATCTTTTTTGGGCCTCGGCCAGGCGTTTTTGGGCCAGGGCGAGCATGTCGTCGTAGTCGCCGAAGTTCATGGTTCCAGTGGGGCACACCTGCACGCAGGCCGGCTTGAGGCCGTTTTGTACGCGGTCCAGGCACATGGTGCACTT
It encodes the following:
- a CDS encoding bacteriohemerythrin, producing the protein MLQSFPVEWEPHFATGIPSVDEQHQKLIAILNDLAATVEAGPTHKQLLDIVVQLADYAQYHFADEERIMETMDYAETEEHRLEHQTFINQIELFDLDAILATEGLATEMLHFLKTWLCDHILGIDQRLGQAWACHHATDRAAT
- the buk gene encoding butyrate kinase; the protein is MRIVVINPGSTSTKLGVFQGTTPAALETLRHDSATLRAFASLMDQAPWRESLVRQWLMDQGVALEGVDAFMARGGLMAPVPSGVLAVDDAMLEDLRSCRFGAHASNLGAIIARRLAPEGVPVLTADPVVVDEMDPIARFSGHPDIVRRSIFHALNHKAVARRAAATLGKPVDALRLVVAHLGGGISVAAHRHGRVVDVNNALDGDGPFSPERSGGLPVAGVLAWCVQGLPMETIRRKVVGGGGLAAYLGTNNAQEAVSRMEAGDTQAAQVLGAMAYQVAKEIGAMAVVLEGQVDAIVLTGGLAACAPVVEGIRRQVAFLAPVMVFPGEDEMHALAEAAEAALTGKTPIMRYAAVRLDRPGASSPNNPRADGCQNPAPDA
- a CDS encoding phosphate acyltransferase is translated as MFTSLAEIREEAQRRPTRTIAVAGAHDTEVLRAVAGACVLSLARFVLVGNAPIIRRQAEEIGLSLEHIPILHAEDETHCAEAAVRLVAEGTADIVLKGFVDSAVLLRAVLDKKSGLRTPRTVSHTVVMDIPGTNRLYLLTDAAMIIEPDLATKAAIIANALTVAQALGMDNPIVGVLCESEKVHPKMRCTQDAASLVAMNAAGEISGCRVGGPYALDVAVDPRSAAKKLPSDPLAGRADILLAPNLAAGNILYKSLMYFSRAASAGVVLGAKAPVLLNSRGDSHETKINSMALGILLSTGNTPCAS
- the rhtB gene encoding homoserine/homoserine lactone efflux protein, coding for MTFATWLPFVAASIVFSLSPGSGAISTLGVSLAQGGRAALWNIVGLELGLGVHIVVVGAGLGMLVAASATAFGVLKWVGAAYLVWLGIQKWREAPAALGGVGAAPRAGAMVRRAVLINLTNPKSMVFLAAFFPQFLHDEQPLLPQYLLLGGTILAVDALVMAGYALAAARVRCILAQPRAMVRANRVLGALFMGAGAALASARAA
- a CDS encoding DEAD/DEAH box helicase, giving the protein MPTFADLGLCDAVLTAVLRKGFEEPTPIQAQTIPTILNDTRDVLAQAQTGTGKTAAYGIPILQLLDPAAPHVQALILTPTRELAIQVAEELSSLRPDPRITIAPIYGGQSMGLQLRALRRGVSIVAGTPGRILDHLRRESLDLAQLAFAVLDEADEMMSMGFLDDVEEILSHTPAAKRTLLFSATMPREILAVARRTMNEFVTLRAESTSLTASATDQIAFEVAAADKFEALCRIIDMEEDFYGLVFCRTKVDADAIASRLEERGYDARALHGDLGQAQREKILDAFKKRHARILVATDVAARGIDVQDLTHVINFDLPGDPEAYVHRVGRTGRAGKSGIAITFVTPSEYRRLQWIQKLARTSIRKGKLPKVAEVLEAKRSRIESEVRSAMDQDIDPQMRHMAARILAHSDPETALAAVLQHAFGTELDPGRYRELQELGPDRTGKTRLVVSQGRRDGLTPRRLVAYLSDACGVEPRRVGDIEILDTCAFVSLPFADAEKVLAHRSQEGQVLFRKARPRPRAPFAKSSPRPGPRHPNR
- a CDS encoding type II 3-dehydroquinate dehydratase — protein: MDILIVNGPNLGYLGVRQPEIYGTRGMDAVPELVAELMGPHAHAVRLSFFQSNSEGGLIDRLEQAWKDRVDGIVINPGAYTHTSLALADCLAWIGIPYVEVHLSNVAGRAESIRHTSLTAPRAVGTLAGFGVLGYALAVRALWQIRQTAS
- the efp gene encoding elongation factor P, giving the protein MISTTDFKKGKKIEIDGAPCEILECSHYKPGKGGAFMRTKYRNLITGAVVEQNFRSGMKFPKPDLEVREMQYLYREGEDFVFMDMTSYEQMTVSAAVVGEKGGYLKEASSYRVMLYEGRPLDLEIPASVVLEVTATDPGVKGDTVTGATKPATLETGVVVQVPLFVETGDRIKINTETGAYLGRE
- a CDS encoding DNA translocase FtsK, producing the protein MAEKRVLVREIAALACAVVLVLLVAALYSYSSLDPAFNRAVASGEVRNVAGTFGAYLAGTLVDFFGAAAWLTPLGIVVVLVRLLFPSWRMAWARWLGWGLGCAWLMVALEYAWVQELMAPLPMHGGGLVGRVLARWMRYYLGELGLASVLVAGGLLAVRLACATPLAVLGRMLMAWFAPVGKHAPEVTAPQPSLPAQAPLPEAEVVDVDTPRPVFSKPRPSRPKSGGAPAALAARKTSTPVESASGQVFPPLELLATGPGHSSGVSPGTLERQAQQLAACFADFGIQGEVQAIQPGPVITLFEFKPAPGIKVSRIANLGDDLSLALKARSVRIVAPLPGKDTVGIEIPNEKRQPVVLREILESPAFAQGGLLPLALGKDAQGAPKVVDLAKMPHLLVAGATGAGKSVCLNCLLVSLLYRHTPETLRLLLVDPKRIELATYSRLPHLVHPVVTDMHLAKNALDWAVREMEERYEAMARLGVRHITTYNQKLHELGTELSEDLAGLKPFPFLVIVIDELADLMMTAAKEVETSIVRLAQLARAAGIHLVLATQRPSVDVVTGIIKANFPSRIAFQVSSKHDSRTILDAVGAEHLLGQGDMLYKASGGVTLRVHGAFVDDDEIGQVVEFWARHVPQTFEVDFAALDGGAEEAGSDGPAGDVLDDPKYAEALELVYEMGRASISMIQRRLRIGFNRAARFIEQMEQDGIIGPADGSKPRVVRRRE